From the genome of Trypanosoma brucei brucei TREU927 chromosome 11 chr11_scaffold01 genomic scaffold, whole genome shotgun sequence:
CAGCCCCTGTGCTCCCCGTCAGCAGCTGCTGTAGATTTATCGCTGTCTGGAGGTAATTCCAACACATTACCCTGAGACAAGCTTGGTATTAAGGTTGGGTGTTCGTCCTCGTTTATTATTGGCTCTGTTGCCCTGGGTGACATCTGCAGTTAACGTGAGTACTTAACTTTACAATATGCGCAGTAAGTGaggaaaagtaagaaaataagaaaaaaagaaaaggagtcAAACGCCCTGGCGTAACACAACAGTATATGACACAAACAATCAGGGAGGCGTAACCacaacataaacacacaacacacagaTGCGAAAATGAGAGTAAGGACATAGAACTCAAACAGGAGCATTATCCACGCATCTTCACGCAACGCTTCCCACAACCTCAGTTATTGTCATCAAGTATATCCTTCGCAAGCCGCCACCCCCACGGGTTCTCTGCACACGGGTATGGTGGGGCGAGGAGGAGACCCTGCCGCTTCCGTTCCGCATCCTCCGCAACGTGACGAAGTGCCTGTTGTACCGCAGACACTCCCGTACCCCAAAATAGCAGTGGTTTGTTAGGTACACTCCATGCTTGACCTAGAAGTTCCGGTTGCAAATTGTAGATAAAGTTTTCGTGGGTAGGGTTGCGCTAACGACTGTTATCCGTATGTTGTTTCAATGAGTATTGTTATCGCCTTGCAAATGTTCTTTTTCAAGATttggaggagaaggaagctCTTCGCCTTTTTTCATCGAATCATTCTTTATAACACGAACGTTACGTTGATCCATTGCGTTTCTGTTCTTTAAATGTTTGAAATCTGAAACTTTTGTCGCATATCAATTGGAACCTATTCTtctcgtttgtgtgtgtgtatttattAAAAGCTGTCTCACTTACCTGCTTTTTCGCGTCGTGTTACCTTCCCCCACACTTTAATCACTTTTTCAAACAGCTGACTTTGATTGTTACACTTTTTCCGCAGCGTAACGCAAGGAAATGCGATAAATCTTTCCCATAACAAAATGTATTTGTTGCACAAAACGACATTTCAGTGAGATGCTACCCCGATCACATTTGTAATGCAGGTACATCGTGTTTTAGTTTCACTCAACCAGGGTTCCACTTGGCAATGGTCACCCGAAACCATTCTGTATATTACATAATCCGCACCGCATGAATACGAAGAGAGCATTTGTACGTGCCCAAGGGATGTTTAGTGATTTTACTATCCGTGAAAGGGGTAAAAAGGGATTGATTGAGTCCTCTTTGTTCCCTCCACCCCTTTCGGCAAATGTCagacttttcctttcctttgctccccccccccaaggCACACACGTGATTCGTTCAACACATTTATTGGCTAATACACATGCACCGTGCGAGGATAGGCGTACGGGTCTAGGGTGAAgagcacacaaatacaccCAACCATCGGATCCTTTACGAAGGGCTCATAAATAACTTTACTACGATAAACATAATGATCAGTAACTgcataaaaaagaaggaccAAAGTTTGTCAAGGCTGGCCTCCAAGGCTACGATGCGATCACGCTGCTCCAACCATCGTTGTCGTAGTGACTGTATGTGTACATCCCGTGCTGCGTGGTGAAGTGCCTTATCCTGGGTTAACGACGGCCTTGCAGTTTTTGTATCAGCAGACGAACCCATGTTGAGGGCGTCGGCCAAAGAACTGGGATGTGGAGCGCTGTTCATCGTTTGATCGTTCACTCGGGCTGACAATAACGAAGTCATACGCCCGATATTTTGGAGTCCGGCCAAGTGCCACAAAAGTGAAACTGCGACAACCAAAGCAAGAACAAGCAGCAGACCCTGGAAAAGTGTACTGCTTTGGCCCACTTCCTCACTAGCGGATGGTTCGCTGACAGAAGTTTCCTTTGCTGAGTAGGTACCCTCAGATACATCTGACGTCTGCACACATAGAACATCACCGGTCAGATCCTTCGAAATCATTTCCAGCATCTGCTGATATGCCCGCGTCATCTCCTTTATTGCCCGCGGATTAGCCATATATTGGATGGCAGCAAAGCCCATACTCATTTTCTTGCAACCACCGTACACGGCCAATGTGATATCTGCATCCTCAGAGGGTGCGGTAATTTCAAGAAGTGCCTCTGTCCGGAAGGTCGTTCCCATTGGTACATTTGGTGTCTGAGAGGATACGTGATACACGAGTGTTATACCACCACTTGTTGATGACGTGTAGGCAAAACGGTGCGCCTGATTAAGGGTAGTGTCGACGGGCCCTCTGGGTAAGTCCACGGTGCATTGGAAAGTTAGCGTTCGAAACCCGCTGGCCATGTCCGGCGCGTACTCCCACTTACTCAGCTCCAAGTTCGTCTCTTTTCGACTCCCGTGGTAACGCTGCAAGAACTCAGCTTTGTCGGAGAAAATAGCATCCCACAACTTGGCTACTGTAACTCCCTTCATCAGTGCCGGTGGGATCATacacttcttttcctttacctTGTCGTGTGGTGAAAACATGTTTCTCGATATGCCCATGGTGTACTGCTGCTTATCGAACAAAGCCTGGGCGCTTGCCCCAGAAGCATATCGAATCTCCCCAGACATAGCAATCACACGCCTCCAATATATATGACTGTGCTGATATCAGGCCTACCGTGGTACGGAAAAGTACAACCGCAGAATATGGTGTACTTAAAACAAGTAACAATCGTTACTAAGAGGGAAAGGTTCTCCAAGATACGGGCTAGGatgtcaaacaaaaaaaatcgttCAACAGAGACGCCCACCCAACGATATTAAAACCTACGGTTAAACACtagaattttttttgaaaaaaaaaacacctttCCAGTGAACAAATTATAATGGTAGACGGTAAGCGAAAAAGTAGTGATACcacaaaaaacaccaacaacaggcATTCGAAAAGGTAAGGAAGCATAAGCAAGGCAGCGAAGACGCTACCAACAGGGCAACTATGTATTATAAAACGTTTAGGAGTGCAGCACACCTGCCACCTCGTGCGGTGGGAACCCTACCACTGTCAGCAAGAAGtgctccaaaaaaaaatcctaaagaacaaaaagtacCAGAGAGGAGCCAGTGCGAGCTTAGAAGCGAAGGCGCTGGAAGAACCAACGGTTGTTACCGGCGTTGTAGCGGGCCTGAAACAGACGTTTCACCAACTGCTTCGACTTCGCCTTCTTCGATGCGTCGGAAACATTGATGCGACCGCGCAGTTCACGCGAGAGGTCCATGTTGTATCGGGTTGGTAGAAAGTGCTTGTGATTCACAACGCGGAGGAACACACCAACTTGCGAGCGGCGTGTGATGGAGCGCTTGCTCATCCCGCGCACAACCTTTCTTGGGTATTTTTTAATTCCGGCGAGCAACGAATGACCGTACGGGCGCTCCTTGTTCCTCGTATCCGTGTTCTGCACGATCACAGCCTTCTTGCCGGCATACCGGCCCGAAGTCATGATCACAACCTTGCCGGGCTTCAGAAACTTCATCACTGCCAGCACACTAATCCAGTGGGAAAtgacaagaaataaaaggacaGCAGATGGGAGATAGCAAGGGTAATAAAGAGTGAGTATACAAACAGGTTTCAAAGGCATTGGAACGGTGCCGGTGGAAAGACCATTCGGGAAATTGATTGTACAGCACTTTTCAGTGGTGGAGAACATTTATGTGTGAAATGTAGAAAGGGTAGTGATGGAATTGAGGGTAAAGAACGGTAACATGAAGGGGCAACGGGGGTTCAGTCACCATGTGCCTCACTCTTCAACTTTGATGAGTTTTGTGCCCACTCCAGCCTCCATTACCTGATTTTACGAAGGGACTGTTCCGGGGCGCTGACAAAGCCGTAGTGAGCAGCAAGTGCCACTTCGCGTTCACTCAACTTCTGCTTCCGATCTATTCTGCTCATATTTGCCTTCATCAACTCGCAAAGATCCTGCACTGCCGCCTCCACAGCGGAATTCACCTTGCTGTCTCTACGACGCAGGAACCCCGTGATCTCTGCACCGAGTATTAGCTCATCCTGTACGCTCAGGGAACCAAAGTTCTTCGTAGCGAAGCGAAGGATATCGATAGCGCGAACCGCATCGACGGAAGATATGTACAGGCCTGTAACCACAGCGTTGACCACTTGGCGGGGTTTATTTAGCAACTGTGCAAGATGTTTCGTATCCAGATTTTGTGATAAACGATAAAGCTCCCCCTGCGGGACAGCGGCGCCAAGCCGGTGTCCCACTGCCATCTGACTGAAAAGAAATGTGTTAGGTTGTAATGTCCTCGACCGTGCAATATCCAGTAGCCGCGTCGTCACAAATGCAGCGGCCATCACCTTATAAGTCCCCAGAGCATCCACGTACGCCGAATCGTCTACCTTCCCACACTCAGCACCATTCCGGCCACTACCACCACTATTTGTAGATAACTGTGGCCACGCGTCTAGTAGACGGATCCAGTAGGCTACCTCAGCTACATCGACAAAGAGACCCCGTGACGACGCTAGGAGACTTGACGCCTTGTTCAGCGTTTCACAGACAATCCGATGGCAAAAACGGTGCTGATCAGTGCGACACAATGCAACGGAAAACTCACCCAAAAGAGCAGCAGACTGAATATCTGCAAGGTTATCAAGCCTTGACAAGGGCCCATGGAGGAGTGCAAAAAGTGTCTCGTTGGCAAATTGTCGCAAATCAGCAAGGCCGACGAAAGCGAACACGGCGTCGATGAACGGCAAGGTCGTCACCTCTTCATGGGTTAGGAAAGAGCCCACATTCAACGATAGGTGAAGTGGGGCCCGTACAAAGCGGCTGACACCTGCCCTTCCTAAATACCTCAAGAGCAAGCACTTCTGCCGCGGCTGCAAAGAAACCGATCGGTGGGGTATGCTACTCACGGTGTCCGATAGAAAGGTAAGTGCCCGCAACTGATGTCTGGCGACAACTCCCAACACACGAAGCCGTTCAAATTCCGTGAGACACCGCTTCTGAACTATATTCACAACCGCGTAATAGTCCGACTTCGCCCGTATGCCAAGCTTCGACATGGACGTCAGATAACGGACCAAGTGCGATGTTGGAACCAAATGAAACCCATCTTGCTTGGCTTGTATCCGCTGCTGCAGTAAAGACAACGTAGGCCGCACCACCGAAGGGTCATAAGGTTCATGACCTCTAGCTTCCGCATACACTACGCCGCACGCTTCATTAACAATTTGCATAGCATCCAACAGATTGTAAGAGTCAGCATATCTCACGATAGCCCTGCACCACACCGCAAGGGAAAAGATGGTGGTATCGGCGCTGGTGTTGAAGTGGGGATCGACGTCACTTCGCAATCGGCGCGGCTGCCCAGGCGTTTGCTTCGAGCGAGGCTTAGCAATGCCCCACAGGAAAACTGCAGCAAAGAGTTGCGCACGTTGCCATGGTGTAAACTTCTCCAAATGATTGTACGGCATGCAAAACAAACGTTCGACCAGTGACGGGGGAAACTCTAAACACCCCACTGTAGCCTCCTCAGCGAGCAGTGTAAGTGCCGGAAGCACGTAAGTAACACAGTCACTGCAGGAGGAGCCACGCTTTACCACGTCTGCTAATAAACTGTCCAAAAGTTTCACAATAACTTGGGCTACAAACCGTTGTTCAGTGCAAGAAATATCATTGTCACTGCGAGACCATCGGAGTGCCACAATGAGCGATTCGATGGAGGTGGACAACTGCGAAGACGACATCGCACGACGCACCTGTTCGTCGTTCAACCGCTTC
Proteins encoded in this window:
- a CDS encoding 60S ribosomal protein L27, putative yields the protein MKFLKPGKVVIMTSGRYAGKKAVIVQNTDTRNKERPYGHSLLAGIKKYPRKVVRGMSKRSITRRSQVGVFLRVVNHKHFLPTRYNMDLSRELRGRINVSDASKKAKSKQLVKRLFQARYNAGNNRWFFQRLRF